TACATCGGTGCGCCGTCCCAGGGTGAGTATTTGTTCTGCTACAATCTTGAAACTGTGGCAGCACAATATCAGATCACGGGTGACTCCGCAGCCTCGATCGTCACGTCGATCGAGGAGGGAGTCCGGCAGGGTGCCCTGCGACCAGGGGATTCTCTCCCCACGGTGCGCGGGCTCGCGAGCGCGCTCGGCGTCGCGGCGAACACGGCGGCCGCCGCCTATCAGCAGCTTCGAGCCCGCGGGATGATCGAGACGGCGGGGCGGCACGGCACCCGGGTGCGTCCGGTGACACCGCTGGGGCGTACCAGTCGGGGGTTGCCTGTGCCCGTGGGGGTTGCCGACCTCTCGTCGGGGGCGCCGACGCTGCTGCCCGCCCTCGGCCCGGTGCTCGCCACGGTCGCGCGCGAGGTGGGCGACCAGCCGAGCTACGGCGCCGCGGGACCGCTGCCGGAGCTGATCGCCGCCGCGCGCGAGCGGCTGCCCGAGCTGCCGGCGGGCTGCGCGATCACCGTCGTCTCGGGCGCGCTGGACGGGCTCGACCGGCTGCTCTCGACCCAGCTGCGCCCCGGCGACCCGGTCGGTGTCGAGGACCCGGGCTGGGCCGCGCTCCTCGATCTCATCGCCGCGCTGGGCCTGACGCCCGTGCCGATGCCGGTCGACGAGGACGGGCCGACCGAGGAGGGGCTGCGCCGGGCGCTCGGGGCGGGGGTGAAGGCGATCATCGTCACCACGCGGGCGCAGAATCCGACGGGTGCGGCGGTCACCCGGGCCCGGGCGCGCGCACTGCGGCACCTGCTCGACGGCGAGGACGTGCTGGTCATCGAGGACGATCACGCCGCCGAGCTGGCCGGGGTCGAGCTCCATCCGCTCGCCGGGGCGACCGCGCGCTGGGCCTTTCTGCGCAGCGCCTCCAAGCCCTACGGTCCCGATCTGCGGATCGCCGCGCTCGCGGGCGACGACGTGACGATCTCCCGGGTGGCGGGGCGGCTCGCGCTCGGTGCGGGCTGGGTCTCCACCGTGCTGCAGCGGGTGCTGCTGCACCTGTGGGCGGAGGCCGACGTCACGGCCGCCCGGGAGGCCTACGACCTGCGGCGCCGAGCGGTCCTGGCGGCACTCGCCGAGCGCGGGGTGCCCGCGACCGGGCGCACGGGCATCAATATCTGGGTCAGCGTCGCCGACGAGACCCGGGTCGTCGCCACGCTTCGCGACGCGGGCTACGCCGTCGCGCCCGGCAGCCTCTTCCGGATCGCGGCGGCACCCGGGATCCGGGTCACCGTGGCGGGCCTTCACCCGGTCGATATAACGAATTTCGTCGATGCCCTGGTCGGCGCAGTGCAAGCTGGGGAGCGCGCGGGAAGATTCTGAACACGTATTCCGCACCGATGATCGGGAGGGATAGGGTCAGCAGCCCGCCCCTCACCGCACCGGGAGCGAATAGTGCCGATCGTCGATGCATCCTACGTCGCCCGTGTCCAGAAACGTACAGTCCGGCTCCTCGTCACCAACGAGATCATCAGCGGGTTGGGTGCCGCGATCGGCATCTCGGTCGGCGCACTGCTCGGCGCGGATCTGCTCGGCAAGGCGTTCTCCGGAGTGGCGCAGAGCAGCGCCATCATCGGCGGCGCGCTGATGGCCCTGCCGGTCGCGCGGATCATGGGGAGATACGGCCGCCGTCCCGGCCTCACGCTCGCCTATCTCGTCGGCGCGATCGGCGCGATCGGCGTGGTCCTCGCCGCCGCGAACCGCAACATCCCGCTGCTGCTCATCGGCATGTTCGGCTTCGGTGCGGCGAGCACCGGCAAGTACCAGTCGCGCTACGCCGCGACCGATCTCGCGGAGCCGCACCGCCGGGGCCGCCAGCTCTCCTGGGTGGTGTGGGCCTCCACGCTGGGCGCGGTGGCCGGGCCCAATCTGGCCGCGCCGGTCGGCCACCTGGTCGGTGGGTACGGCGTACCGACGCTCGCCGCACCCTTCGTCCTGTCGGCGGTGACATTCCTCTTCTGCTGCCTGTGGTTGACGGCGACCCTGCGCCCGGACCCGCTGCGCCTGGCGAAGCAGTTCGCCGCCGCGGACTCGGTCCGGGCCGGCACCGTCGGGGAGCCCGCGCCGCGGGTGGGGCTGCGCGAGACCTGGCGACGGGTGATGGCGATGCCCAGCGCCCGGCTCGGCCTCGCCTCGATGGCGATCGGGCACCTGGTGATGGTGGCCGTGATGTCGATGACACCGGTGCACATCGGCGAGGCGCACTCGCCCTCGAAGACGCTGAGCATCGTCGGTTTCGTGATCGGCCTGCACATCGCCGGGATGTACGCCCTGTCACCCATCGTCGGCTGGCTCACCGACCGGGTGGGCCGCGGCAACGTCATCCTGGCCGGGGTCGGGCTGCTGATCACGGCGTGCGCGGTCGCCGGGACCGCCGGGCACGACACCGCGCGGCTCGCCATCGGCCTCGTCCTGCTCGGCCAGGGCTGGTCCTGCACCATGGTGGCCGGGTCGACGCTGCTGGTCGAGAGCGTGCCGCTGGAGATCCGGGCCGGCGCGCAGGGCCTCTCCGACACGGCCACCGGGCTCTGCGGTGCCGTGGCGGGGCTGCTGTCGGGCGTCATCGTGCGCTATGGCCAGTTCCCGACACTCGCCCTCGTCGCCGGGCTCGCAACTGTGCCACTTCTCGCGCTGGCCCTGCGGGACCGCAAACCCGTCGCGAAGCCGGCGTGAGCGTCGCCGCGGGGGACGACCGGTCACTCGTCCGTGGTCGGTGGGGCGGGTTATGGTGCTTGGTGGTGGCGCTGCCCCGGTGCCGCGGAGGGGAAGATCTCGGTTGAGGCTCAGTGAGTTCTGGCGCCGGATGGGCGAGGCCTTCGGTCCCGCCTATGCCCGTTCCGTCGCGTCCGACCAGGTCGTTCCCCAGTTGGGCCGCACGGTGGACGACGCGCTGCGCTCGGGTGTCGACGCGACCGTGGTGTGGCGCGCCGTCGCCGCGGCCTATCCCGATCGAGTGCCGTCCCGGTTGCGCTGAGCGTTGGGGTCTG
This portion of the Allocatelliglobosispora scoriae genome encodes:
- a CDS encoding aminotransferase class I/II-fold pyridoxal phosphate-dependent enzyme yields the protein MAAQYQITGDSAASIVTSIEEGVRQGALRPGDSLPTVRGLASALGVAANTAAAAYQQLRARGMIETAGRHGTRVRPVTPLGRTSRGLPVPVGVADLSSGAPTLLPALGPVLATVAREVGDQPSYGAAGPLPELIAAARERLPELPAGCAITVVSGALDGLDRLLSTQLRPGDPVGVEDPGWAALLDLIAALGLTPVPMPVDEDGPTEEGLRRALGAGVKAIIVTTRAQNPTGAAVTRARARALRHLLDGEDVLVIEDDHAAELAGVELHPLAGATARWAFLRSASKPYGPDLRIAALAGDDVTISRVAGRLALGAGWVSTVLQRVLLHLWAEADVTAAREAYDLRRRAVLAALAERGVPATGRTGINIWVSVADETRVVATLRDAGYAVAPGSLFRIAAAPGIRVTVAGLHPVDITNFVDALVGAVQAGERAGRF
- a CDS encoding MFS transporter, with protein sequence MPIVDASYVARVQKRTVRLLVTNEIISGLGAAIGISVGALLGADLLGKAFSGVAQSSAIIGGALMALPVARIMGRYGRRPGLTLAYLVGAIGAIGVVLAAANRNIPLLLIGMFGFGAASTGKYQSRYAATDLAEPHRRGRQLSWVVWASTLGAVAGPNLAAPVGHLVGGYGVPTLAAPFVLSAVTFLFCCLWLTATLRPDPLRLAKQFAAADSVRAGTVGEPAPRVGLRETWRRVMAMPSARLGLASMAIGHLVMVAVMSMTPVHIGEAHSPSKTLSIVGFVIGLHIAGMYALSPIVGWLTDRVGRGNVILAGVGLLITACAVAGTAGHDTARLAIGLVLLGQGWSCTMVAGSTLLVESVPLEIRAGAQGLSDTATGLCGAVAGLLSGVIVRYGQFPTLALVAGLATVPLLALALRDRKPVAKPA
- a CDS encoding DUF3046 domain-containing protein — translated: MRLSEFWRRMGEAFGPAYARSVASDQVVPQLGRTVDDALRSGVDATVVWRAVAAAYPDRVPSRLR